A genomic segment from Sciurus carolinensis chromosome 1, mSciCar1.2, whole genome shotgun sequence encodes:
- the Ly6k gene encoding LOW QUALITY PROTEIN: lymphocyte antigen 6K (The sequence of the model RefSeq protein was modified relative to this genomic sequence to represent the inferred CDS: inserted 1 base in 1 codon), producing MDRWVRVALTAAPCKARRSMVAACLLALLLSLGLPQVRTSNRTGKQVGLTCHVCETENDFACKNEVVCHESEEYCNFVAAKVFPRVYYISKQCSKICPYIWPVENTQPKSFXVEKPLPFFYVNCCKSSLCNLNGPTLSEDVFREQAGRASVSSHGQAILTILVASATTFTGLSLL from the exons ATGGACCGGTGGGTGCGGGTCGCGCTGACCGCCGCTCCTTGCAAGGCCCGGCGCTCGATGGTGGCGGCGTGCCTGCTGGCCTTGCTCCTGTCCTTGGGCCTGCCTCAGGTGCGGACCAGCAACAGGACCGGGAAGCAAG TCGGTCTGACATGTCATGTTTGCGAGACGGAGAATGACTTCGCCTGCAAGAACGAGGTGGTCTGTCACGAATCTGAGGAGTACTGCAATTTCGTGGCCGCAA AAGTATTCCCACGCGTCTACTACATTTCGAAGCAGTGCTCCAAGATCTGCCCGTATATCTGGCCAGTTGAAAATACCCAGCCCAAGTCCT TAGTCGAGAAGCCCCTGCCCTTCTTCTATGTGAACTGCTGCAAGAGCTCCTTGTGCAACCTCAACGGACCCACCCTCAGCGAAGACGTGTTCCGAGAACAGGCTGGGAGGGCCAGCGTGAGCAGCCACGGCCAGGCCATTCTGACCATCCTCGTGGCCAGCGCCACCACCTTCACTGGCCTTAGCTTGCTGTAG